The Fulvivirga ligni genome window below encodes:
- a CDS encoding DUF4998 domain-containing protein has protein sequence MNKQRKKYKIPTIAKSLLLALSVFLVAIGCTDMDDTYDQFWSEGEIVYPANADSVTVFPGRNRIGLSWIINGDPSVTSALIYWNNRNDSLRVPFESTSGADSISVIINDLEEQFYVFEIYTFDDDNNISIPANAAGRVYGDNYNSLIINRSVEEVKFQGDSLTVSWGAALDDTALGVEVIYQSESGGEKQILADSKAAHTAIFDYDAQNGGSIYTRTVYLPDSLALDMFYTKYDTSEVFTVFSRGNWEVTANSIDPGFSAYNAIDGNPFTYWWTAQPEDGQFPFYFNIDMKEEIQSVTGLYLQPRTNTNDPMAEENPRLNNFEILVSSDNVEWSSAGVFDVPDNGNVQYYDFATPQTMRYIQIVCNGTYRDKPRCAIAEVGIYRR, from the coding sequence ATGAATAAGCAAAGAAAAAAATATAAAATACCCACTATAGCTAAAAGTCTCCTGCTCGCACTTTCAGTGTTTCTGGTGGCCATAGGCTGTACTGATATGGATGATACGTATGATCAGTTTTGGTCTGAAGGGGAGATTGTCTATCCGGCCAATGCTGATTCTGTTACCGTTTTTCCAGGTAGAAACAGAATAGGGTTAAGCTGGATCATTAACGGTGATCCATCAGTAACTAGTGCTCTAATCTATTGGAATAACAGAAACGACTCTCTTCGAGTACCCTTTGAGTCAACCAGTGGGGCGGATAGTATTTCTGTGATTATCAATGACTTAGAGGAACAGTTTTATGTATTTGAAATCTATACCTTCGATGATGATAATAATATTTCAATACCGGCAAATGCTGCAGGAAGAGTTTATGGAGATAATTATAATTCCTTAATCATAAACAGGAGTGTTGAAGAAGTTAAATTTCAAGGTGACAGTCTCACGGTATCCTGGGGCGCTGCTTTAGATGATACCGCGCTTGGAGTAGAAGTTATATACCAGTCTGAAAGTGGGGGCGAAAAGCAGATTTTAGCAGACAGTAAAGCAGCCCATACCGCTATTTTTGATTATGATGCCCAGAATGGAGGCTCTATCTACACTAGAACTGTCTATTTGCCAGATTCACTTGCGCTGGATATGTTCTATACCAAGTATGATACTTCAGAGGTATTTACAGTTTTCTCTAGAGGTAACTGGGAAGTTACCGCAAACAGTATAGATCCCGGTTTTTCGGCCTATAACGCTATAGATGGAAATCCTTTCACATACTGGTGGACAGCCCAGCCGGAAGATGGGCAGTTTCCTTTCTATTTCAATATTGATATGAAAGAGGAGATTCAGAGTGTGACTGGCCTGTATTTGCAGCCTCGAACTAACACCAATGATCCTATGGCTGAGGAAAATCCAAGGCTCAATAATTTCGAGATACTAGTAAGCAGTGATAATGTAGAATGGTCATCTGCAGGCGTGTTTGATGTGCCTGATAATGGCAATGTACAGTACTATGATTTTGCTACGCCTCAAACCATGAGATATATCCAGATTGTATGCAATGGAACTTATAGAGATAAGCCAAGATGTGCCATTGCAGAGGTGGGTATTTATCGCCGATGA
- a CDS encoding RagB/SusD family nutrient uptake outer membrane protein, whose product MKKIYILLVGLVLALSTSCNDEEFLSKEPTDLLLPEQIWSSKVLITNVLSDLYDRIPNYQHFQNIDAYGDLNEALISRNGTYGRFSNNDFGYGSWFMWDYGYVRDLNLFLESLETEAVISSQLTNDDLEKFAAEAKFLRAFLYFNMVIRDGGVPLILEPLEYDFNGDPAYLQYPRAKEYEIYDFVINELEGIIDYLPGDINEKSRATKGAAYALISRAALYAGSIAKHGTSTPSVSLPGEEVGIPASMADDYYEKSLEASEAVMDLGYQLYVDAIDENDPIESRINNFSQLFLDKSGNSEVIFVEDFLLKHKFQGFTVENQPFSMTEESFGSRMNPSLNMVEEFELLDNTFEPLKIEESGDYIHYSTAREIFANRDARLEGTIIVPGSTFKGNKLDIWGGYIVPDDSIITATDFVTLKKLPGKADPEVVVGGDGPIPGRENTAQTGFLIRKYLDPIDGAGSLGTQSEVWWIHFRYGEILLNASEALFELGRSDEAVDYMNLLRRRAGFTTDLTSADLTFDRIVHERKVELAFESHLLWDMKRWRLAHEVWDGNSMDVQDLETGLGEADNRMTQVFALIPYKYYDPNHPDNPPAAGLENHIDWVFKITKPNPVTGNDLFRLGNYYSQIPDGHIASNPKLVRNPNQ is encoded by the coding sequence ATGAAAAAAATATATATACTTTTAGTCGGGTTGGTTTTGGCCTTATCTACCTCATGTAATGATGAGGAATTCTTAAGTAAGGAGCCAACAGACTTGTTGCTTCCTGAGCAAATTTGGAGCAGTAAAGTTTTAATAACGAATGTTCTTTCTGATTTATACGACAGAATACCGAACTACCAGCATTTTCAAAACATAGATGCTTATGGAGATTTAAATGAAGCATTAATCTCGAGAAACGGTACCTATGGAAGGTTTTCTAATAATGATTTCGGTTATGGAAGTTGGTTCATGTGGGATTATGGATATGTAAGAGACCTTAACCTTTTTTTAGAAAGCTTAGAAACTGAAGCTGTGATCTCGTCTCAGTTAACAAATGATGATCTGGAGAAGTTTGCCGCAGAGGCTAAGTTTCTAAGGGCTTTTCTTTACTTCAATATGGTGATTAGAGATGGCGGGGTGCCATTAATTCTAGAGCCTTTGGAGTATGATTTCAATGGCGATCCTGCTTATCTTCAATACCCACGAGCAAAAGAATATGAAATATATGATTTTGTAATTAATGAGTTAGAAGGTATAATAGATTATCTACCTGGCGATATCAATGAAAAAAGTAGGGCCACAAAAGGAGCTGCTTATGCGCTTATATCAAGAGCTGCATTATATGCTGGTTCTATCGCAAAGCATGGAACCTCAACGCCTTCCGTATCATTGCCTGGGGAAGAAGTTGGTATTCCTGCATCTATGGCTGATGACTATTATGAAAAATCATTAGAAGCCTCAGAGGCCGTGATGGATTTAGGGTATCAGCTTTATGTAGATGCTATTGACGAGAATGATCCTATAGAGAGTAGGATTAATAATTTTTCACAGCTATTCTTGGATAAGAGTGGTAATTCGGAAGTGATTTTTGTAGAAGATTTTTTATTAAAGCATAAATTTCAAGGTTTTACAGTAGAAAATCAGCCATTTAGCATGACCGAGGAGTCCTTCGGATCACGAATGAACCCATCATTAAACATGGTAGAAGAATTTGAGCTACTCGATAATACTTTTGAGCCTCTAAAGATCGAAGAGAGTGGGGATTACATACATTATAGTACGGCCCGTGAAATTTTCGCTAATAGAGACGCAAGATTGGAAGGTACTATAATAGTTCCTGGTTCTACATTTAAGGGAAATAAGTTGGATATATGGGGTGGATACATTGTTCCTGATGACTCAATAATTACAGCTACCGATTTTGTAACCCTGAAAAAACTGCCAGGAAAAGCTGATCCTGAGGTTGTAGTAGGTGGAGATGGTCCTATACCAGGACGTGAAAATACAGCCCAAACTGGGTTTCTGATAAGAAAATACCTCGATCCAATTGATGGAGCAGGTTCTTTAGGAACTCAAAGTGAAGTTTGGTGGATTCATTTTAGATACGGAGAAATTCTTCTCAATGCTTCTGAAGCATTGTTTGAATTAGGAAGAAGTGATGAGGCCGTAGATTATATGAATCTCTTAAGAAGACGAGCTGGTTTCACAACAGACCTTACCAGTGCAGATTTAACCTTTGATAGAATTGTACATGAAAGAAAAGTAGAATTGGCGTTTGAGTCTCATTTACTTTGGGATATGAAACGTTGGAGGTTGGCTCATGAAGTTTGGGATGGAAACTCTATGGATGTTCAGGATTTGGAAACAGGTCTTGGTGAGGCTGATAACCGAATGACACAAGTGTTTGCTTTGATACCATACAAGTACTATGATCCAAACCATCCTGATAATCCACCAGCTGCAGGGTTGGAAAATCATATTGACTGGGTTTTTAAAATTACTAAACCCAATCCGGTAACTGGAAATGACTTATTCAGATTAGGCAATTATTACTCTCAAATACCTGATGGCCATATTGCCTCCAATCCGAAACTAGTAAGAAATCCTAATCAATAA
- a CDS encoding SusC/RagA family TonB-linked outer membrane protein has translation MKQKLLHLTVMGSRQFLCILMVQVLSISILLATDLSAQRISSVKKIDFGIALNNVSISDAFRTIESKTNLRFSYDKHILNEDIRFSYNKKGKVADLLIEISKLAGLHFKQINENIHVQKVSKKATNQLEVFIYDVNVQGTVTSDEGEALPGVSILVKGTTIGTVTDIDGNYSLSVPDDQNTLIFSFIGYKSQEVAINGRSTIDVQLESDIQSLDEVVVTGYGTQTKQSITAAVSSITSEEIGKVHGGSTVSSGLAGKLPGVTFRMPDGRPGASATIQIRNMGDPLYVIDGIQQDAGQFNNLAPNDIESITILKDASAAIYGVRAANGVVLVTTKRGKRGESNTINLDAYYGVQNWSRFPETVNSYEWQVGKLEADMNRVNPGTSMTPEELERWKEGTEYGYRDFDWYDYIIEGDAPLTSINLSTTGGSEKINYYVSLTRLDQSSVLGREFTFGRTNMQSNIDANITKNLKIGVQINGRIETRDNPGVPGGDDYWAPRFALLRNLPWERPFANDNPEYLNDIGHNAENWGLLNKENSGYWTQDWRVLQTNFTGSYEVPFVKGLKVSGKYSYYLADMVTNGHEYTYDAYTFNPADSTYTRTGGSTNPWRERRLEKVFNKVSQVQVDYKNTFGQHTIGATFVNERIERRRLYTFQHAVPTNNYLPNLSFSTMDDTDFADLDQPEARIGYVGRLTYNFADKYFLELVCRRDASWKFSPENRVGYFPSVSAGWLVTDEPFIKDLIGTKVLSSLKLRVSYGQLGDDNIGIDPFAYLPGYGYNTGTGRSVFDGQIVLGARYRNTVNNLSWFTSTTTDIGTDFSLFNSKLSGTVDYFYRKRTGLRGRKYDVLLPAELGYALPDENVNSDAVIGGEVSLMYFGKVGEANFSVGGNVSYARSKFLSSYKPVFGNSWNEYRSSIENRWNNIMWGYEVEGQFKSAEEISDYPVNIDGRGNETLLPGDLIYKDQNGDGKIDGLDERPIGYSPDRNPIVNFGLSFSFDYKGFDFTADFSGGSMYTFQQRWEMLWPYQNGGNLLAIYQDRWHREDPFDVNSEWVAGTYPALRYNEGGHSNYRNGDVPSTFFSTNVKYLRARTLELGYSVPENILEKAKITKLRVYVNTFNLFSIDNVHDLGIEPEIIDPNGLQYPQNKVFNFGINLTL, from the coding sequence ATGAAACAAAAGTTACTTCACCTAACCGTGATGGGCTCAAGGCAGTTTCTGTGTATTTTAATGGTGCAAGTGCTGTCCATTTCTATACTTCTAGCCACAGATCTATCTGCCCAGCGCATTTCAAGTGTTAAGAAAATTGACTTTGGTATTGCCCTTAATAATGTTTCAATCTCAGATGCTTTCCGCACTATTGAGAGCAAAACCAACTTACGCTTCTCTTACGATAAACACATACTCAACGAAGACATCCGATTCTCTTACAATAAGAAGGGAAAAGTGGCAGATCTGCTTATCGAAATTTCAAAGCTAGCAGGCCTGCATTTCAAACAAATAAACGAGAACATACACGTTCAGAAAGTTTCCAAGAAAGCTACTAACCAGCTGGAAGTCTTTATTTACGATGTAAACGTTCAAGGTACCGTAACCTCAGATGAGGGCGAGGCCTTACCAGGTGTTAGTATCCTGGTAAAAGGCACCACCATCGGTACCGTTACAGATATAGACGGAAACTACTCCCTCTCAGTACCCGATGATCAGAATACACTTATCTTCTCCTTCATAGGCTACAAATCTCAAGAAGTGGCTATTAATGGCAGAAGCACAATAGATGTACAATTAGAGTCTGATATTCAATCATTGGATGAGGTGGTGGTTACAGGATATGGGACCCAAACCAAACAGTCTATTACAGCTGCTGTATCATCCATTACCAGTGAAGAGATAGGTAAGGTTCACGGTGGATCTACCGTAAGTTCTGGTTTAGCAGGTAAACTGCCAGGCGTTACTTTCAGAATGCCTGATGGTAGACCTGGTGCATCAGCTACCATTCAAATCCGTAATATGGGAGACCCACTTTACGTAATTGATGGAATACAACAAGATGCAGGACAATTTAATAACCTAGCTCCAAATGACATTGAGAGTATAACTATACTTAAAGATGCATCAGCAGCCATCTACGGTGTTAGAGCTGCCAATGGAGTAGTATTGGTTACAACCAAGAGAGGTAAGAGAGGAGAAAGTAATACTATTAATTTAGATGCATATTACGGTGTTCAGAACTGGTCTCGTTTTCCTGAAACTGTTAATTCTTATGAATGGCAAGTTGGAAAACTAGAGGCGGATATGAATCGAGTAAATCCAGGAACAAGTATGACGCCTGAAGAACTCGAAAGATGGAAAGAAGGTACAGAGTATGGTTATCGAGATTTTGATTGGTATGATTATATTATTGAAGGGGACGCACCTCTTACATCTATAAACCTCAGTACTACTGGCGGTAGTGAAAAGATAAATTATTATGTATCATTAACGCGCTTAGATCAATCTTCTGTTCTTGGTAGAGAATTCACATTTGGCAGAACAAATATGCAGAGTAATATAGATGCTAATATTACTAAAAACCTAAAAATTGGAGTTCAGATAAATGGTAGAATTGAAACAAGGGATAATCCAGGTGTACCTGGAGGTGATGATTATTGGGCTCCACGATTTGCTCTTCTTCGTAATTTGCCTTGGGAAAGGCCATTTGCTAATGACAATCCAGAATACCTGAATGATATCGGTCATAACGCAGAAAACTGGGGGCTTTTGAATAAAGAAAATTCTGGATATTGGACTCAAGATTGGAGAGTGTTACAAACGAACTTCACAGGTTCATATGAGGTGCCATTTGTTAAGGGATTAAAAGTGTCAGGTAAGTATTCTTACTACTTAGCAGACATGGTAACTAATGGTCATGAATATACTTATGATGCTTATACCTTCAATCCTGCTGATAGCACTTACACACGTACTGGAGGAAGTACTAATCCGTGGAGAGAAAGAAGACTTGAAAAAGTTTTTAACAAAGTATCTCAGGTTCAGGTGGATTATAAAAATACCTTTGGACAACATACAATAGGTGCGACATTTGTAAATGAAAGGATAGAAAGAAGAAGACTTTATACTTTTCAACATGCAGTACCCACTAATAATTATTTGCCTAACCTTTCATTTTCTACAATGGATGATACGGATTTTGCAGATTTAGATCAACCTGAAGCCAGGATTGGATATGTTGGTCGCTTAACTTACAACTTTGCAGATAAGTATTTCTTAGAGTTGGTTTGCAGAAGAGACGCTTCTTGGAAGTTCTCACCTGAAAATAGAGTGGGATATTTCCCGTCCGTATCCGCAGGTTGGCTTGTTACAGATGAGCCTTTCATAAAAGACTTAATAGGAACAAAAGTTTTAAGTAGTTTAAAATTAAGAGTTTCTTACGGTCAGTTAGGGGATGATAATATCGGTATTGATCCGTTTGCTTATCTACCTGGCTATGGTTACAACACAGGTACAGGACGCTCTGTATTTGATGGTCAGATAGTATTAGGAGCACGCTACAGAAATACAGTGAACAACCTATCTTGGTTTACTAGTACTACTACAGATATAGGTACAGATTTTAGTCTCTTTAATAGTAAATTATCTGGTACAGTAGATTACTTCTATAGAAAAAGGACAGGTCTTAGAGGTAGAAAGTATGATGTATTATTACCTGCAGAGTTAGGATATGCTCTTCCTGATGAAAATGTAAATAGTGATGCTGTTATTGGAGGAGAGGTTTCATTAATGTATTTCGGGAAGGTTGGAGAAGCTAATTTCTCAGTTGGAGGCAACGTCTCTTACGCTAGAAGTAAATTCCTATCTTCATATAAGCCTGTTTTTGGTAATTCATGGAATGAATACAGATCTAGTATAGAGAATAGATGGAATAACATCATGTGGGGTTATGAAGTGGAAGGCCAGTTTAAGTCTGCAGAGGAAATTAGTGATTACCCTGTAAATATTGACGGACGTGGAAATGAAACCCTTTTGCCAGGAGATTTAATATACAAAGACCAGAATGGAGATGGAAAAATTGATGGACTAGATGAGCGACCTATAGGATATTCCCCGGACAGAAATCCTATAGTAAACTTTGGTCTTAGCTTCTCATTTGACTATAAGGGATTCGATTTCACTGCTGATTTTTCCGGTGGTTCAATGTATACCTTCCAACAGAGATGGGAAATGTTATGGCCTTACCAAAACGGTGGAAATTTGTTAGCTATCTATCAGGATAGGTGGCATAGAGAAGACCCGTTTGATGTTAATAGTGAATGGGTTGCAGGAACATATCCAGCCTTAAGATATAATGAGGGTGGGCATAGTAATTATAGAAACGGTGATGTACCCTCCACTTTCTTTAGTACCAATGTTAAATATTTAAGGGCAAGAACATTAGAATTAGGATACAGTGTCCCTGAAAATATTTTAGAAAAAGCTAAGATTACGAAACTGAGAGTGTATGTAAATACATTTAACCTCTTCTCTATAGATAATGTGCATGATCTAGGTATTGAACCAGAAATTATTGACCCTAATGGTCTTCAATATCCTCAGAATAAGGTATTCAATTTTGGAATCAATCTAACCCTTTAA
- a CDS encoding DUF5000 domain-containing lipoprotein, with the protein MKYLFDHIKNIGLAVFMIAIVMIACDESEERGIPFDDGSVPGPVSEPLVENIPGGATITYSLPDSENVLYVEAEYSRKGDGETATQKSSYYNNSITILGFPDTNEHSVLLRSVTRSGKKSEPVSVLVKPQTPPVHSALANLEVGPTFGGIFINFLNESKADLKINVVTTDSLDDFYIADTYYTKRTEGTMSVRGFDSLSRVFGVYIRDRWDNYSDTLFTELKPYYEEKIDSKNFQVLELPGDNWMPNPLYNLAMPLMWDNDPGTFFGSNPGAGFPQAFAFDLGVTTTLARMKYFPRSDGVFAYSNQPRFFEIWGSNDPNPDGSWDSWSLLLECEMLKPSGQPTGVVTDEDRQYSLDGIDYEFPSDIPPVRYIRFKTLEVWNGANITIVQLDLWGDGGK; encoded by the coding sequence ATGAAATATTTATTTGATCATATTAAAAATATTGGCCTGGCAGTTTTCATGATAGCTATTGTTATGATCGCCTGCGATGAGTCTGAAGAAAGGGGTATTCCTTTTGATGATGGCTCCGTACCAGGTCCTGTAAGCGAACCTTTAGTTGAAAATATTCCAGGTGGTGCTACCATCACCTACTCACTTCCAGATAGTGAAAATGTACTCTATGTAGAAGCGGAGTATTCGCGCAAGGGAGATGGTGAAACGGCCACTCAGAAATCTTCTTACTATAATAACAGTATTACCATTTTAGGTTTTCCAGATACTAACGAACATTCTGTTCTATTAAGAAGTGTTACGCGTAGTGGTAAGAAATCAGAGCCAGTTTCTGTTCTGGTAAAGCCCCAAACACCACCAGTGCATTCCGCGCTGGCTAACCTGGAGGTAGGGCCTACATTTGGCGGGATCTTTATAAATTTTCTGAATGAAAGTAAGGCTGACCTAAAGATTAACGTGGTCACCACTGATTCGCTGGATGATTTTTATATAGCCGACACTTACTATACTAAAAGAACGGAAGGAACTATGTCAGTACGTGGTTTTGATTCTTTGTCAAGAGTTTTTGGAGTCTATATCAGAGATAGATGGGATAACTATTCAGATACTCTATTTACAGAGTTGAAACCTTATTATGAGGAGAAAATAGATAGTAAAAACTTCCAGGTTTTAGAACTCCCGGGAGATAACTGGATGCCGAACCCTCTATATAATTTAGCTATGCCATTAATGTGGGATAATGATCCGGGAACCTTCTTCGGTAGTAATCCTGGGGCTGGGTTTCCGCAGGCCTTTGCCTTTGATCTGGGCGTGACCACTACCTTGGCCAGGATGAAATATTTCCCTCGGTCAGACGGTGTTTTTGCCTATTCTAACCAACCGAGATTTTTCGAGATATGGGGTTCTAATGATCCTAATCCGGATGGTAGTTGGGATAGCTGGTCATTACTCCTGGAATGCGAAATGTTAAAACCATCAGGTCAGCCTACAGGAGTAGTCACTGATGAGGACAGACAGTATAGTTTAGATGGTATTGATTATGAGTTTCCTTCAGATATACCTCCGGTGAGATACATCAGATTTAAGACGCTGGAAGTATGGAATGGAGCGAACATTACCATAGTGCAGTTGGACTTGTGGGGTGATGGAGGAAAATAA
- a CDS encoding RagB/SusD family nutrient uptake outer membrane protein gives MKNKLIISYLTIALFILDGCNDYLDIVPDNVAEIDMAFRLRNTAERFLFTCYSYMPAHGGQDNPAFHAGDELWLAPNNGNYGWQIALGAQEVVDQYCNFWGGTRGGKDLYEGIRQCNIFLENVNEVPDLTEVERKRWIGEAKFLKAYYHFYLIRMYGPIVLKKENVPVSASPDEVRAARSPIDACFDYVVQLLDEAEEGLPEVITNKVDELGRITKAIELSVKAQVLVTAASPLFNGNPDYQGFSNSDGTLLFNPSYDAAKWQKAAEACKVAIDFCEAQGIQLYEYAPFSQYNLSDTTIQKLTIRNAVCEKWNSEVIWGNTNSMGNYDLQSRAIPRGLDPAKTTNSSLRGNMAPPIKIAEMFYSSHGVPINEDVTYDFSGRFQLKEGDASHKFYLKEGYSTAALNFDREPRYYADLGFDGGIWYGQGVFDDNSADVYYVQAKWGQPAATRDNTSGVLYYSSTGYWPKKLVHFESTIGEGNNFSIENYPWPVIRLADMYLLYAEALNEVNGPTEEVYTYLNKVRERAGIPSVQESWSNYSNNPGKFTTQAGLRSIIHTERNIELAFEGKRFWDLRRWKEALVELNQPITGWNLTQPEAEDYYKESLVYSQSFTTRDYFWPLNEYALIVNNKLVQNPGW, from the coding sequence ATGAAGAATAAATTAATAATATCATACTTAACCATAGCGCTCTTCATTCTCGATGGATGTAACGATTACCTGGACATAGTTCCTGATAACGTGGCTGAGATAGATATGGCCTTTAGGTTAAGAAATACTGCAGAAAGATTCTTATTTACATGCTACTCATATATGCCAGCTCATGGCGGCCAGGATAATCCTGCCTTTCATGCTGGTGACGAATTATGGTTGGCCCCGAATAATGGTAACTATGGCTGGCAAATAGCCCTGGGGGCACAAGAAGTAGTAGATCAGTACTGTAACTTCTGGGGAGGTACACGCGGAGGAAAAGATTTGTATGAAGGCATTCGTCAGTGTAATATTTTTCTAGAGAATGTTAACGAGGTCCCTGATCTTACAGAAGTAGAGCGAAAAAGATGGATTGGCGAAGCGAAGTTTTTGAAAGCCTACTACCATTTCTATCTCATTAGAATGTACGGACCAATAGTTTTAAAGAAGGAGAACGTTCCTGTTTCTGCTTCACCAGATGAGGTAAGGGCAGCCAGATCACCAATCGATGCTTGTTTTGATTATGTAGTTCAATTGTTAGATGAGGCTGAAGAAGGCCTACCGGAAGTTATTACTAACAAAGTGGATGAGCTTGGTAGAATAACTAAAGCCATTGAGCTTTCTGTAAAGGCACAAGTGCTGGTTACGGCAGCTAGTCCTTTATTTAATGGCAATCCAGATTATCAGGGATTTTCAAATAGTGATGGTACTTTACTGTTTAATCCATCTTACGATGCTGCTAAATGGCAAAAGGCTGCTGAGGCCTGTAAGGTAGCTATTGATTTTTGCGAGGCACAGGGTATTCAGCTTTATGAATATGCTCCGTTTAGTCAGTACAACCTTTCTGATACTACCATTCAAAAATTAACCATCAGAAATGCCGTATGCGAAAAGTGGAATTCTGAAGTGATTTGGGGGAATACTAACAGTATGGGTAATTATGATCTGCAAAGTAGAGCTATACCCAGAGGATTAGATCCAGCTAAAACTACTAATTCATCTCTAAGAGGTAACATGGCTCCTCCGATCAAAATCGCTGAGATGTTCTATTCATCACATGGAGTTCCTATTAATGAAGATGTTACGTATGATTTTTCAGGAAGATTCCAATTGAAAGAGGGTGATGCATCACATAAATTTTATCTCAAAGAAGGATACTCAACCGCGGCTTTGAATTTTGACAGAGAGCCTAGGTACTATGCTGATTTGGGTTTTGACGGAGGGATCTGGTATGGCCAGGGAGTATTTGATGATAATAGTGCTGATGTGTACTATGTACAGGCCAAATGGGGACAACCAGCGGCTACAAGAGATAACACATCTGGTGTGCTATATTACTCATCTACAGGTTATTGGCCTAAAAAGCTGGTACACTTCGAGAGTACAATTGGTGAAGGAAATAATTTTAGTATAGAAAATTATCCATGGCCTGTTATTCGCCTTGCAGACATGTACCTTTTATATGCCGAGGCTCTGAATGAGGTAAATGGACCAACTGAAGAAGTGTACACTTATCTAAATAAGGTAAGAGAAAGAGCAGGTATCCCATCGGTTCAGGAGTCATGGAGCAATTATTCTAATAACCCGGGCAAGTTTACTACCCAAGCAGGTTTGAGATCAATTATCCATACGGAGCGAAACATTGAATTAGCTTTTGAAGGTAAAAGATTTTGGGATCTCCGAAGATGGAAAGAAGCGCTTGTGGAGCTTAACCAACCTATAACAGGATGGAATTTAACCCAGCCTGAAGCCGAAGATTATTATAAAGAGAGTCTGGTGTATAGCCAATCATTTACTACCAGAGATTATTTCTGGCCATTAAATGAATACGCTCTTATTGTAAATAATAAGCTGGTTCAAAATCCCGGTTGGTAA